From a region of the Panicum virgatum strain AP13 chromosome 2K, P.virgatum_v5, whole genome shotgun sequence genome:
- the LOC120682442 gene encoding probable galacturonosyltransferase 4 has product MAVLRGRRRCRGAVLLLLLASVLAPLVLYGGSPVSVAHLPDSTAASGAFDREDAPNLVWPQIAASGVSLARDLTIERLGEHKNRVLSATDHLQAVEAASRSRASGKPDASVLREEPESRNAVVEGNGNAGLGQGGVIREVVGSEGSAGRFGEPGDGKDAVARNGKEVGIKLPHSIDAEHKDGSDEGGESIISGMHTTGSLSSSSSQTRDATTTRDNQTRLSNSSSAHRTTNRHTGQLTTSPDATVHINIIKDQLTRAKTYLGFFASRGNHGFARELRARMRDIQRALGDATSDWQLPQNVHSKIRAMEQTLVKVKKIHDSCSGAVNRRHTVLHSTEQQLESNKRQANYLAQVAAKSLPKGLHCLTLRLTNEYYFTNSTNKDFPYVEKLEDPKLYHYALFSDNVLAAAVVVNSTLVHAKKPEDHVFHIVTDRLNYAAMKMWFLANPLGKAAIQVQNIEEFKWLNSSYSPVLKQLESQFMIDYYFKSGHARPDENPKFRNPKYLSILNHLRFYLPEIFPKLNKVLFLDDDTVVRRDLTALWLVDLKGKVNGAVETCRETFHRFDKYLNFSNPLIAKNFDPHACGWAYGMNMFDLSEWRKQNITEVYHTWQKLNENRLLWKLGTLPAGLVTFWNRTFPLDRSWHQLGLGYNPNVNERDIRRAAVIHYNGNLKPWLEIGLPKYRKYWSTHVNFNQVFLRECNINP; this is encoded by the exons ATGGCGGTGctgcggggccggcggcggtgccgaggcgcggtgctgctgctgctcctcgcgTCGGTGCTCGCGCCGCTCGTGCTCTACGGGGGCTCCCCCGTCTCGGTCGCGCACCTCCCGGACTCCACCG cggcgagcggcgcgttCGATCGGGAGGACGCTCCCAATCTGGTGTGGCCGCAGATAGCTGCGTCCGGGGTGTCCCTGGCCAGAG ATTTGACGATCGAGAGGCTTGGGGAGCACAAAAACCGTGTGCTATCTGCAACCGATCATTTGCAAGCAGTTGAGGCAGCGAGTAGGAGCCGTGCGTCCGGAAAGCCTGATGCAAGTGTGCTGAGGGAGGAGCCCGAGTCACGGAATGCGGTTGTTGAGGGGAATGGCAACGCAGGGTTGGGACAGGGTGGCGTGATAAGGGAAGTTGTTGGAAGTGAGGGAAGTGCAGGTAGATTTGGTGAGCCGGGGGATGGCAAGGATGCTGTAGCGCGGAATGGAAAAGAGGTTGGGATAAAGTTGCCGCATTCAATTGATGCAGAGCACAAGGATGGGTCAGATGAAGGAGGGGAGAGCATCATTTCTGGAATGCACACTACTGGAAGCCTGAGTTCATCTTCTAGTCAG ACTAGAGATGCTACTACCACCAGGGACAATCAAACAAGGTTGAGTAACAGTAGTTCTGCTCATCGCACAACGAATAGACATACTGGTCAATTGACAACATCACCAGATGCTACAGTTCACATCAACATCATCAAGGACCAGTTGACAAGAGCAAAGACATATCTTGGGTTTTTTGCTTCTAGAGGCAATCATGGATTTGCAAGGGAGCTCCGTGCACGGATGAGAGATATACAACGTGCTCTAGGTGATGCGACTAGTGATTGGCAGCTACCTCAGAA TGTCCACAGCAAAATTAGAGCAATGGAGCAGACGCTGGTGAAGGTCAAGAAAATTCATGATAGTTGCTCAGGTGCTGTGAACAGGCGTCACACAGTCCTTCACTCAACGGAGCAGCAACTTGAATCAAACAAAAGACAGGCCAACTATCTAGCACAAGTAGCAGCAAAATCTCTACCCAAGGGTCTCCATTGCCTTACACTGAGGCTTACAAATGAGTATTATTTCACCAACTCAACGAATAAGGATTTTCCATATGTGGAGAAGCTGGAAGACCCCAAACTCTACCACTATGCCTTGTTTTCAGACAATGTATTGGCTGCTGCAGTGGTTGTTAACTCAACTCTTGTTCATGCTAAG AAACCAGAAGATCATGTATTCCACATTGTGACAGATAGGCTTAACTATGCTGCAATGAAAATGTGGTTCCTGGCTAATCCATTGGGTAAAGCTGCTATTCAGGTTCAGAACATTGAAGAGTTTAAATGGCTAAATTCAAGCTACAGTCCAGTTCTGAAGCAGCTGGAATCACAGTTTATGATTGATTACTACTTCAAAAGTGGGCATGCTAGGCCTGACGAAAATCCTAAGTTTCGGAACCCCAAATACTTGTCGATTCTCAACCATCTGAGGTTTTATCTCCCTGAGATCTTCCCAAAGCTTAACAAGGTGTTATTTCTAGACGATGATACTGTAGTGCGGCGGGACCTAACTGCACTTTGGTTGGTAGATCTCAAAGGCAAGGTTAATGGTGCTGTTGAGACCTGTAGAGAGACATTCCATAGGTTTGATAAGTACCTAAACTTCTCAAATCCTCTTATTGCCAAAAATTTTGATCCGCATGCATGTGGTTGGGCATATGGCATGAACATGTTTGATTTGTCTGAGTGGAGAAAGCAAAACATCACTGAGGTTTACCATACCTGGCAGAAACTG AATGAGAACAGGCTATTGTGGAAGCTAGGTACCCTCCCTGCTGGCCTTGTAACATTCTGGAACCGTACTTTCCCTCTTGATCGTTCCTGGCATCAGTTGGGACTTGGGTACAATCCAAATGTCAACGAAAGGGATATCAGGCGGGCAGCTGTCATCCACTACAATGGAAATCTGAAACCCTGGCTCGAGATTGGATTGCCCAAATACCGGAAATACTGGTCCACACATGTCAATTTCAACCAAGTGTTTCTACGAGAGTGCAATATAAATCCCTGA
- the LOC120682447 gene encoding zinc finger protein ZIC 2-like — MARILASDASAGAAASAALGSSSWLLGLCMVVVSVWVVSFAVFICGRSSHSDDCPAKKQPAAKKPAAAAKANPSSRGGTARSSRTVADTSSMYTAAYMGGAAAAAYGCSAGHGGGGCGGGGGGGCGGGGGGGC, encoded by the coding sequence ATGGCGAGGATCCTTGCGTCCGACgccagcgccggcgcggcggcgtccgctGCCCTAGGGTCGTCGTCGTGGCTCTTGGGGCTCTGCATGGTCGTGGTCTCCGTCTGGGTCGTCTCGTTCGCCGTCTTCATCTGCGGCCGCAGCTCCCACAGCGACGACTGCCCCGCCAAGAAGCAGCCGGCCGCGAAGAAGCCCGCTGCGGCCGCGAAGGCGAACCCGTCCAGCCGCGGTGGTACGGCGAGGTCGTCACGGACGGTGGCCGACACCTCGAGCATGTACACGGCCGCGTACATGGGCGGTGCTGCTGCCGCGGCCTACGGGTGCAGCGCCGGCCACGGtggaggcggctgcggcggcggcggcggcggcggctgcggcggcggcggcggaggtggctgcTAG
- the LOC120682462 gene encoding loricrin-like: protein MEQFVGTAEGGGLGGEALYCAVILWLSVVSWLIFSWVGGEDGGGGRGGRRRRGGGSRGSPVFVGAAGICDGTGPGCSGGYGICGTCLD, encoded by the coding sequence ATGGAGCAGTTCGTGGgcacggcggagggcggcgggctCGGCGGGGAGGCGCTCTACTGCGCGGTCATCCTGTGGCTGTCGGTGGTGTCGTGGCTCATCTTCTCCTGGGTCGGcggggaggacggcggcgggggccgcggcgggaggaggcgccggGGGGGCGGCAGCCGCGGGAGCCCCGTGTTCGTGGGCGCCGCGGGGATCTGCGACGGCACCGGCcccggctgcagcggcggctaCGGCATCTGCGGAACCTGCCTCGACTAG
- the LOC120682453 gene encoding nuclear transcription factor Y subunit C-6-like: MDPTKSSTPPPPPVMGAPVAYPPAAYPPAAAAGAAAYAPQLYAPPAAAAAQQAAAAQQQLQMFWAEQYREIEATTDFKNHNLPLARIKKIMKADEDVRMIAAEAPVVFARACEMFILELTHRGWAHAEENKRRTLQKSDIGAAIARTEVFDFLVDIVPRDDAKDADAAAAAAAAAAAAGIPRPAAGVPATDPLAYYYVPQQ, translated from the coding sequence ATGGATCCCACCAAATCCAGCACCCCTCCGCCTCCCCCAGTCATGGGCGCCCCCGTTGCCTACCCTCCGGCGGCTTACCCTCCcgctgcggccgccggcgccgccgcttacGCCCCGCAGCTctacgcgccgcccgccgcagcTGCAGCCCAGCAGGCTGCcgcggcgcagcagcagctgcagatgTTCTGGGCGGAGCAGTACCGCGAGATCGAGGCCACCACGGACTTCAAGAACCACAACCTCCCGCTCGCCCGCATCAAGAAGATCATGAAGGCCGACGAGGACGTCCGCATGATCGCCGCCGAGGCCCCCGTCGTGTTCGCGCGCGCATGCGAGATGTTCATCCTCGAGCTCACCCACCGCGGCTGGGCGCACGCGGAGGAGAACAAGCGCCGCACGCTCCAGAAGTCCGACATTGGCGCCGCCATCGCCCGCACCGAGGTGTTCGACTTCCTCGTCGACATCGTGCCGCGCGACGACGCCAAGGACGCCGACGCGGCcgctgccgcagccgccgcggctgcggctgccgggatcccgcgccccgccgccggtgtGCCTGCTACCGACCCGCTTGCCTACTACTATGTCCCTCAGCAGTAA